One part of the Sorangiineae bacterium MSr11954 genome encodes these proteins:
- a CDS encoding acyl-protein synthetase, with protein sequence MESRAGATDGAQNAISESAALHERARAFVRAFEEGRENPEPFDALARDLARFQARYVAGYTNLIRARGLDPERFERAADAPAVPTDAFKVARVSAFPEAETPVVFRTSGTTVGDRGSHFFRDPSTYDAAAVAFARRTLLRGFPERVHVLVLGPSAVDLPDSSLCHMNEAFVRAFGLPGDGDVYFLRNDILDVAALDETVARILVTSDAPVLLLATAFACVYLLDAVGDSGFRLPKGSRVMQTGGFKGKTREVEPSVLRRDLARAFHISPDDVLGEYGMTELSSQFYEDRGGGIYLEPPWARVVPVDPVTLEPVEEGAEGIARIEDLMNVDSAFALLAADRVRRVPGGFELLGRAPGAPPRGCSLTVEEILGR encoded by the coding sequence ATGGAATCGCGAGCGGGAGCCACGGACGGCGCGCAGAACGCCATCTCCGAGAGCGCAGCGCTGCACGAGCGCGCCCGCGCCTTCGTGCGGGCGTTCGAGGAGGGCAGGGAGAACCCCGAGCCATTCGACGCGCTCGCGCGCGATCTAGCGCGGTTCCAGGCGAGATATGTTGCAGGATACACGAATCTGATCCGCGCCCGCGGCCTCGATCCCGAGCGCTTCGAGCGCGCGGCCGATGCACCGGCGGTGCCCACCGACGCCTTCAAGGTCGCCCGCGTGAGCGCGTTCCCCGAGGCGGAGACGCCGGTGGTGTTTCGCACCAGCGGCACCACCGTGGGCGATCGCGGCTCGCACTTCTTCCGCGATCCATCGACCTACGACGCGGCGGCGGTGGCGTTTGCGCGCCGCACGTTGCTTCGCGGTTTTCCCGAGCGGGTCCACGTTCTGGTGCTCGGGCCGTCGGCCGTGGATCTCCCCGACTCGTCGCTCTGCCATATGAACGAGGCGTTCGTCCGCGCCTTTGGCCTGCCCGGCGACGGCGACGTCTACTTCCTACGCAACGACATCCTCGACGTGGCCGCCCTCGACGAGACCGTCGCGCGCATCTTGGTGACCAGCGATGCCCCCGTGCTCTTGCTGGCCACCGCGTTTGCGTGCGTCTACCTGCTCGACGCGGTGGGCGACTCCGGTTTTCGCCTCCCCAAGGGGAGCCGCGTGATGCAAACCGGCGGCTTCAAAGGCAAAACGCGCGAGGTGGAGCCATCGGTGCTGCGCCGCGATCTGGCGCGCGCGTTCCACATCTCGCCGGACGACGTCCTCGGCGAGTACGGCATGACCGAGCTCTCCAGCCAATTTTACGAGGACCGCGGCGGCGGCATTTACCTCGAGCCCCCGTGGGCGCGCGTGGTCCCGGTCGATCCGGTGACCCTCGAGCCCGTGGAAGAAGGCGCCGAGGGCATCGCGCGCATCGAGGACTTGATGAACGTCGACAGCGCGTTCGCCCTCCTCGCCGCCGATCGCGTTCGCCGCGTTCCAGGTGGGTTCGAGCTCCTCGGCCGCGCCCCGGGCGCGCCACCGCGCGGCTGCTCGCTCACCGTCGAGGAAATCCTCGGTCGATGA
- a CDS encoding proline dehydrogenase: MSRAPAHLSGPRVLGERQRDERQRDVQRILDRARSLVNDRASLVAPLVRSTGLSPAGVEHALLHHLEVGAAPEDIRRLVACAGDAPHVHVLLSANVFVAALRAIVLARAAAPQVTVRPSSRDPFFAEALVRALGDPAIRLVPDTIPAMTEGEIHVYGRNETIAKVRASAPPHVIVRGHGAGMGVACIWDDFDRAADALADDIVVFDQRGCLSPRLAFVSGVPAASFAEKLHASLAARELRIPRGELADDEREDARRYAETLRFAGVLYEGSAHLVGVAPRVVIPPTGRHLHIVPVAEIDALPDALAPLATSIVAIGATDAARRLAWPAHARLSALGAMQRPPLDGPVDRRLPHPASP; the protein is encoded by the coding sequence ATGAGCCGCGCGCCCGCGCACCTGTCCGGGCCGCGGGTGCTCGGCGAGCGCCAGCGCGACGAGCGCCAGCGCGACGTCCAGCGCATCCTCGATCGCGCCCGCTCCCTCGTGAACGATCGCGCGTCCCTCGTCGCCCCGCTGGTTCGCAGCACGGGCCTCAGCCCCGCCGGGGTCGAGCACGCGCTGCTGCACCACCTCGAGGTCGGCGCTGCGCCCGAAGACATTCGTCGCCTCGTCGCCTGCGCCGGCGACGCTCCGCACGTCCACGTCCTTCTCTCGGCCAACGTCTTCGTGGCCGCGCTCCGCGCCATCGTCCTCGCCCGCGCCGCCGCACCCCAGGTCACCGTGCGCCCGTCCTCGCGCGATCCGTTCTTCGCCGAAGCGCTCGTTCGCGCCCTAGGCGATCCCGCCATTCGCCTGGTGCCCGACACCATTCCCGCCATGACCGAAGGCGAAATCCACGTCTATGGGCGCAACGAAACGATCGCCAAGGTGCGCGCCAGCGCTCCGCCCCATGTCATCGTTCGCGGCCACGGCGCCGGAATGGGGGTGGCCTGCATCTGGGACGACTTCGATCGCGCCGCCGATGCCCTGGCCGACGACATCGTCGTGTTCGACCAGCGCGGCTGCTTGAGCCCGCGCCTCGCCTTCGTCTCCGGCGTGCCCGCGGCGTCGTTTGCGGAGAAGCTGCACGCATCCCTCGCCGCGCGCGAGCTCCGCATCCCCCGCGGCGAGCTCGCGGACGATGAACGCGAAGACGCGCGTCGCTACGCCGAGACCCTGCGCTTTGCCGGCGTCCTCTACGAAGGCTCCGCGCACCTCGTGGGCGTCGCCCCGAGGGTCGTCATTCCGCCCACGGGCCGGCATCTCCACATCGTACCGGTCGCCGAGATCGACGCTCTCCCAGACGCCCTCGCGCCGCTCGCGACGAGCATCGTCGCCATTGGCGCAACGGACGCGGCGCGGCGTCTTGCATGGCCTGCCCATGCGAGGCTCTCGGCCCTGGGAGCCATGCAACGACCGCCGCTGGATGGGCCGGTCGATCGACGGCTCCCCCACCCAGCGTCCCCATGA
- a CDS encoding KH domain-containing protein — MSIEVQDGAPDAQTSRALAFVRTLMEKMLMNAEVNLAPDDGEGSADEIRLEIEGPDAGRVIGKRGAVLEAIQYLTTRVVHRPGEPRKHVAVDAEGYRARHEDQLAQMARRLGERVAAEGKIITFDPMSARDRRIVHMALKDVSGVRTESNGEGPDRRVQIIPASLPSATAIPVAPVPRARPSRPRG, encoded by the coding sequence GTGTCAATCGAAGTACAGGATGGAGCCCCGGACGCTCAAACGTCCCGAGCGCTCGCCTTCGTGCGCACGTTGATGGAAAAGATGCTCATGAACGCCGAAGTCAACCTCGCCCCCGACGACGGCGAAGGCTCGGCGGACGAGATCCGGCTCGAAATCGAGGGCCCCGACGCGGGTCGTGTGATCGGCAAACGCGGCGCGGTGCTCGAGGCGATTCAGTACCTGACCACGCGCGTGGTCCATCGCCCCGGCGAGCCGCGCAAGCACGTCGCCGTCGACGCGGAAGGCTACCGCGCGCGCCACGAGGACCAGCTCGCCCAAATGGCGCGCCGCCTCGGCGAGCGCGTGGCGGCCGAGGGGAAGATCATCACCTTCGATCCGATGAGCGCGCGCGATCGCCGCATCGTTCACATGGCCCTCAAGGACGTCTCCGGTGTTCGCACCGAGAGCAACGGCGAAGGCCCCGACCGCCGCGTGCAGATCATCCCCGCATCGCTTCCGAGCGCCACGGCCATCCCCGTCGCGCCGGTCCCCCGCGCGCGGCCTTCGCGTCCGCGCGGATAG
- the yidC gene encoding membrane protein insertase YidC: MDKNTLLRWAIIAIGVLLFWKWGMPALTGKSGHNSQPIREEAYINAPDFMGDAIDPPQDGTTPNKPPVGELCTIKGNRFEATLSSRGAGITHYKLTDPQYRDSEAADLSTTPDMERWRSLRTLFRTEPGKAGDASEQVKYDRFNWEVEKLAAGNNEAGGCRFTYADDSVKIVKTVMAGARPFELEVETALTNLADAPKRHRFAIQNFSFRRNKEVKGNLGRVSPFMTDLECANGSKVERKAKDDFKEGWYTQPADRYVAISNTYFAQALVVDTPGTCEILAEDWFSAGQSRDDDEAGAVYHANLTYPSRELAHGATATYRTVALGGPKERDVLAHAAGGHKGLGDLINLGFFSVVAKVLVDILLFFRNKVTGNWGLAIIVMTLCLRMLLFPLTWKSIKSSLAMRRLKPEVDALNERFAGDPQAKNMAMMELWKKNGVNPFGGCLPQLVQMPIWFAMYTTLQTAVEMYHTKFLWFTDLSAPDKFYVLPIVLGVFMIVQQRIVPQQGMDPVQQKMMTYLLPGVFTVMMLFLPAALGVYMLTNSVLGIAQQLAIEQLAPKSAGTPKGKNDIEVREASGGTGSNLRKGKARV; this comes from the coding sequence ATGGACAAGAACACGCTTTTGCGCTGGGCGATCATCGCGATCGGGGTCCTTCTTTTCTGGAAGTGGGGGATGCCCGCGCTCACGGGCAAGTCCGGCCACAACTCGCAGCCCATCCGTGAGGAAGCGTATATCAACGCGCCGGACTTCATGGGCGACGCCATCGATCCGCCCCAGGACGGCACCACGCCGAACAAGCCGCCGGTCGGCGAGCTTTGCACCATCAAGGGCAACCGCTTCGAAGCCACCCTGTCCTCGCGCGGCGCCGGCATCACGCACTACAAGCTCACCGATCCGCAGTATCGGGACAGCGAGGCGGCCGATCTCTCCACCACGCCCGACATGGAGCGTTGGCGGTCCCTGCGCACCCTCTTCCGCACGGAGCCGGGAAAGGCGGGCGACGCCAGCGAGCAGGTGAAATACGACCGCTTCAACTGGGAGGTCGAGAAGCTCGCGGCCGGCAACAACGAAGCGGGCGGCTGCCGATTCACCTACGCGGACGACAGCGTGAAGATCGTGAAGACGGTCATGGCGGGCGCGCGCCCGTTCGAGCTCGAGGTCGAGACCGCGCTCACGAACCTCGCCGATGCACCGAAGCGCCATCGCTTCGCGATCCAGAACTTCTCCTTCCGCCGCAACAAAGAGGTGAAGGGTAACCTCGGTCGCGTCTCGCCCTTCATGACCGATCTGGAGTGCGCGAACGGCTCCAAGGTCGAGCGCAAGGCGAAGGACGACTTCAAAGAGGGCTGGTACACCCAGCCGGCAGACCGCTACGTCGCCATCAGCAACACGTACTTCGCGCAGGCGCTGGTGGTCGATACCCCAGGCACCTGTGAGATCCTCGCCGAGGATTGGTTCTCGGCAGGCCAGAGCCGCGACGACGACGAGGCGGGCGCCGTCTACCACGCCAACCTCACCTACCCTTCCCGCGAGCTCGCGCACGGCGCCACCGCCACCTACCGCACGGTGGCCTTGGGCGGTCCCAAGGAGCGGGACGTGCTCGCCCACGCGGCCGGCGGCCACAAAGGGCTGGGGGATCTGATCAACCTCGGCTTCTTCTCGGTGGTGGCCAAGGTCCTCGTCGACATTCTGCTTTTCTTCCGCAACAAGGTCACGGGCAACTGGGGTCTGGCGATCATCGTGATGACGCTCTGCCTCCGCATGCTCCTCTTCCCGCTCACGTGGAAGTCGATCAAATCGAGCTTGGCGATGCGCCGCCTCAAGCCCGAGGTGGACGCGCTGAACGAGAGGTTCGCGGGCGATCCCCAGGCCAAGAACATGGCCATGATGGAGCTCTGGAAGAAGAACGGCGTGAACCCGTTCGGCGGGTGCCTGCCGCAGCTCGTTCAGATGCCCATTTGGTTCGCGATGTACACGACCCTGCAGACGGCCGTGGAGATGTACCACACGAAATTTCTGTGGTTTACGGATCTATCGGCGCCCGATAAGTTCTACGTGTTGCCCATCGTGCTGGGTGTTTTCATGATCGTTCAGCAAAGGATCGTGCCCCAACAAGGGATGGACCCCGTGCAGCAGAAGATGATGACCTACCTGCTCCCGGGCGTCTTCACAGTGATGATGCTCTTCTTGCCCGCGGCCCTCGGCGTCTACATGCTGACCAACAGCGTGCTCGGGATCGCCCAGCAGCTCGCCATCGAGCAGCTCGCGCCGAAGTCGGCCGGTACGCCGAAGGGAAAGAACGACATCGAAGTTCGAGAGGCTTCTGGAGGGACCGGAAGCAACCTGCGAAAGGGAAAAGCCCGTGTCTAA
- the yidD gene encoding membrane protein insertion efficiency factor YidD, translating into MVLHVLLALIRFYQRFISPLFGNVCRFEPSCSRYAASCLEGHGVWKGGLLSLRRLCKCHPFHSGGFDPPPPRLPKGRNVLETNGIG; encoded by the coding sequence ATGGTTTTGCACGTGCTCCTGGCGCTGATTCGGTTTTATCAGCGGTTCATCTCGCCACTTTTTGGCAACGTCTGCCGGTTCGAGCCATCCTGCTCCCGGTACGCCGCTTCGTGTCTCGAAGGGCATGGAGTGTGGAAAGGCGGCTTGCTTTCGCTCAGACGGCTGTGTAAGTGCCACCCGTTTCATTCTGGAGGCTTCGATCCTCCTCCGCCCCGGCTACCAAAGGGGCGAAATGTCTTGGAAACCAACGGGATTGGCTGA
- the rpmH gene encoding 50S ribosomal protein L34, with product MKRTYQPHNLRRIRTHGFRARMATRGGQQVLANRRRKGRKRLAVSIYKK from the coding sequence ATGAAACGCACCTATCAACCGCACAACCTCCGCCGCATTCGGACGCACGGGTTCCGCGCCCGTATGGCTACCCGTGGAGGACAGCAGGTTCTTGCGAACCGCCGTCGTAAGGGTCGCAAGCGTCTCGCCGTCAGCATTTACAAAAAGTAA
- a CDS encoding OmpA family protein, with product MTQQSSTGGVGRVCRAISRRWGAPLAAAALFSSALLCSTRANAQQTTFHLDRLEIAGSPEDGLVMWRPVTQPKPIFFGQLALGYSRNPLHTSNFVNADTDRTVLARNGTPTGAIQNQFTTYATLGVQFLNRFTLSVTLPATLIQNGGQPDYGAGGLGAKTTTFGTGGPTVGDTRIDARAVLLRTSNDKGALGASFSLFAPTGTYEKFGGDGSTSGMVMVQGEYDFNAFVLTANTGVHFRPRNSINDPAKERGLGIGNEWRWAVGGFVPIKGGKYRIGASVFGQTGITGDDPIIGDTFGKKRNTPIEWNVEGRAKFGPKDRWWAGLGGGTLIGNGYGAPDFRIVAMIGAYIPITDSDANSPSRKEAQREKWRSERATDTDKDGIPDDIDACPNEPEDHQGADPNDGCPLPPDRDGDGIPDQYDRCPDQPEDKDGIEDGDGCPEDDADHDGVPDVTDACPDVPGKPSPDPKTNGCPQFIKKEGSVVRVLQQVHFQFGSAKILPDSFPMLQEIADLLKSSPSIKKMSVEGHTDNKGKADLNKKLSQSRADSVMKWLTDHGVETTRLEAHGYGLERPIEDNATEKGRAANRRVEFKILEEEDPNKIKK from the coding sequence ATGACCCAACAATCTTCTACCGGTGGCGTCGGCCGAGTGTGCCGTGCCATCTCGCGCCGATGGGGCGCGCCACTGGCCGCGGCCGCGCTCTTTTCGTCTGCCTTGTTGTGCAGCACCCGCGCGAACGCACAACAAACCACCTTTCACCTCGATCGTCTGGAAATCGCAGGCTCACCCGAAGATGGGCTCGTCATGTGGCGCCCGGTGACCCAGCCGAAGCCTATCTTTTTCGGCCAGCTGGCGCTCGGCTACTCCCGCAACCCGCTGCACACGAGCAACTTCGTCAACGCCGACACGGATCGTACCGTCTTGGCTCGAAATGGCACGCCTACGGGTGCCATTCAGAACCAGTTCACGACGTATGCCACGCTCGGTGTTCAGTTCCTGAATCGCTTTACGCTGTCGGTGACCTTGCCGGCCACCTTGATTCAAAACGGCGGGCAGCCCGACTACGGGGCGGGCGGGCTTGGCGCCAAGACCACCACCTTCGGAACCGGAGGGCCCACGGTGGGGGACACCCGCATCGATGCGCGCGCCGTCCTGTTGCGAACCAGCAACGACAAGGGCGCGCTCGGCGCCAGCTTCAGCCTCTTTGCGCCGACGGGGACGTACGAGAAGTTCGGCGGCGACGGCAGCACGTCGGGCATGGTGATGGTGCAAGGCGAGTACGACTTCAACGCCTTCGTGCTGACCGCCAACACGGGCGTGCACTTCCGGCCGCGCAACTCGATCAACGATCCGGCCAAGGAGCGCGGCTTGGGCATCGGCAACGAGTGGCGGTGGGCCGTCGGCGGGTTCGTGCCCATCAAGGGCGGCAAGTACCGCATCGGCGCCAGCGTGTTCGGGCAGACGGGCATCACCGGCGACGATCCCATCATCGGCGATACGTTCGGCAAGAAGCGCAACACGCCCATCGAGTGGAACGTCGAGGGACGCGCCAAGTTCGGCCCCAAGGATCGCTGGTGGGCCGGTCTCGGCGGCGGCACCCTGATCGGCAACGGCTACGGCGCGCCCGACTTCCGCATCGTCGCGATGATCGGCGCGTACATTCCCATCACCGACTCGGACGCCAACTCGCCGAGCCGCAAAGAGGCGCAGCGCGAGAAGTGGCGCAGCGAGCGCGCGACGGACACCGACAAAGACGGCATTCCGGACGACATCGACGCATGCCCCAACGAGCCGGAGGATCACCAAGGCGCCGATCCGAACGACGGCTGCCCGCTGCCGCCCGATCGCGACGGCGACGGCATCCCCGACCAGTACGACCGCTGCCCCGATCAGCCCGAGGACAAGGACGGCATCGAGGACGGTGACGGCTGCCCCGAGGACGACGCCGACCACGACGGTGTCCCCGACGTGACCGACGCTTGCCCCGACGTCCCCGGCAAGCCCTCGCCCGATCCGAAGACGAACGGCTGCCCGCAGTTCATCAAGAAGGAGGGCTCGGTGGTGCGCGTGCTGCAGCAGGTGCACTTCCAGTTCGGCTCGGCCAAGATCCTGCCGGACAGCTTCCCGATGCTCCAAGAGATCGCGGATCTGCTCAAGTCGAGCCCGAGCATCAAGAAGATGTCGGTCGAAGGTCACACCGACAACAAGGGCAAGGCCGACTTGAACAAGAAGCTCTCGCAGAGCCGCGCCGACTCGGTCATGAAGTGGCTGACCGATCACGGTGTCGAGACCACCCGTCTCGAAGCCCACGGTTACGGTCTCGAGCGCCCCATCGAGGACAACGCCACCGAGAAGGGCCGCGCCGCGAACCGCCGGGTCGAGTTCAAGATCCTCGAGGAAGAGGATCCGAACAAGATCAAGAAGTAA
- a CDS encoding OmpA family protein yields MKAHYRSLLGLACAGVVTLFGSTARAQIANGNGDGFDTHLFRPALDSKGFFTVNGTDILGKNDVSIGLVIDYGRALLRVPDNGSGSPQLIEHSFQGTAMFNYGIANILAVGVSVPVNLMAGDERGTPGTSVPNTALPVEGWSPNKLDSQTIGYLGLHAKLRITRVEKGPGLALAVQGGVPVTDAPKNAGADPTAWVWPQLLFEHRLGSTGRFKVGLNAGIRVHGASETALPLRDGKFKDGNRFTYGAALAYRILDPVDLVAETYATYLLSGDADSAVKPSNEVVGGLKVFVERNSFLMFGAGPRYTNGFEAANLRGFIGFVFEPSIGDRDGDGIKDDVDQCPDDPEDKDGFKDEDGCPDPDNDEDGIPDKDDRCPNEPEDRDGDQDDDGCPEGNTGDRDGDGIPDNVDKCPDQPEDKDGFQDQDGCPDPDNDMDGIPDKMDQCPNDPEDKDGFEDQDGCPDPDNDKDGIPDRVDKCPNQPETFNGFEDEDGCPDKGQVVIQDNAILILQKIQFKTGSSEIRPESKDILDAVATTITHHPEFTLMEVAGHADERAGDQYNLNLTQARVNAVMAALVQRGVERSRLRAKGYGEYCPEDPAHNEAAWEKNRRVDFKIVKTKDGPTGVQVGCPNAVSHGVKSDPVN; encoded by the coding sequence ATGAAAGCTCACTACCGAAGTCTTCTCGGACTCGCGTGTGCGGGCGTGGTCACGTTGTTCGGCAGTACGGCGCGTGCGCAGATCGCGAACGGCAACGGTGACGGCTTCGACACGCATCTCTTTCGACCTGCTCTCGACTCGAAAGGCTTCTTCACGGTCAACGGCACCGACATTCTCGGTAAGAACGATGTCAGCATCGGTTTGGTGATCGATTACGGGCGCGCTTTGCTGCGGGTCCCGGACAATGGGAGCGGGAGCCCCCAGCTCATCGAGCACTCGTTCCAGGGCACCGCGATGTTCAACTACGGCATCGCCAATATCCTGGCGGTCGGCGTGAGCGTCCCGGTCAACCTGATGGCGGGCGACGAGCGCGGCACCCCCGGAACCTCGGTCCCGAATACGGCGCTGCCCGTGGAGGGATGGTCGCCGAACAAGCTCGATTCGCAGACCATCGGCTACCTGGGGCTGCACGCGAAGCTGCGCATCACGCGCGTGGAGAAGGGGCCGGGTCTTGCGCTCGCGGTGCAGGGCGGCGTTCCGGTGACCGACGCGCCGAAGAACGCGGGCGCGGATCCCACGGCGTGGGTGTGGCCGCAGCTTTTGTTCGAGCACCGCCTTGGCTCGACCGGGCGCTTCAAGGTGGGCCTCAACGCGGGTATCCGCGTGCACGGCGCGAGCGAGACCGCCTTGCCGCTGCGCGACGGTAAGTTCAAAGACGGCAACCGGTTCACATACGGCGCCGCCTTGGCGTACCGCATCCTGGATCCGGTCGATCTCGTGGCCGAGACGTACGCGACGTATCTTCTCTCGGGCGACGCCGACTCCGCGGTGAAGCCTTCGAACGAGGTGGTGGGCGGCCTCAAGGTCTTCGTCGAGCGCAACTCGTTCCTCATGTTCGGCGCCGGCCCTCGCTACACCAACGGCTTCGAGGCGGCGAACCTCCGCGGCTTCATCGGCTTCGTGTTCGAGCCGTCGATTGGGGATCGCGACGGCGACGGCATCAAGGACGACGTCGATCAATGCCCCGACGATCCCGAGGACAAGGACGGCTTCAAGGACGAAGACGGCTGCCCCGATCCGGACAACGACGAAGACGGCATCCCCGACAAGGACGATCGCTGCCCCAACGAACCCGAGGATCGCGACGGCGACCAAGACGACGACGGCTGCCCCGAGGGAAACACCGGCGACCGTGACGGCGACGGCATCCCCGACAACGTCGACAAGTGCCCCGACCAGCCCGAGGACAAAGACGGCTTTCAGGACCAAGACGGCTGCCCGGATCCGGACAACGACATGGACGGCATTCCGGACAAGATGGACCAATGCCCCAACGATCCGGAGGACAAGGACGGCTTCGAAGACCAAGACGGCTGCCCCGATCCGGACAACGACAAAGACGGCATCCCCGACCGGGTCGACAAGTGCCCGAACCAGCCGGAGACCTTCAACGGCTTCGAAGACGAAGACGGGTGCCCGGACAAAGGGCAGGTCGTGATCCAGGACAACGCCATCCTGATCTTGCAGAAAATCCAGTTCAAGACCGGCTCGTCCGAGATCCGTCCCGAGTCGAAGGACATCCTCGATGCGGTGGCGACCACCATCACCCACCACCCCGAGTTCACGTTGATGGAAGTCGCCGGCCACGCCGACGAGCGCGCGGGCGATCAATACAACTTGAACCTCACCCAAGCGCGCGTGAACGCCGTCATGGCCGCGCTGGTTCAACGCGGGGTCGAGCGCTCGCGGCTGCGCGCCAAGGGCTACGGCGAGTATTGCCCGGAGGATCCCGCTCACAATGAAGCGGCCTGGGAGAAGAATCGCCGGGTCGACTTCAAAATCGTCAAGACGAAGGACGGCCCCACCGGCGTCCAAGTCGGATGCCCCAATGCCGTGTCGCACGGCGTGAAGTCCGATCCCGTCAACTGA
- a CDS encoding FHA domain-containing protein — MWKLIIEDEEGKRTVVPLTRDDYTIGRKEGNNIRLTERNVSRDHAALHRKKNGAPHSPRTPGIAAPASVAVNPSFFLEDHQSYNGVYVNGLRVAQTQDLLHGDLIQIGDYRIVLHDDAAVEQPPANATIPDDTKATLPNVTTRGSLLLERPNRLVMLAGPTPGLEYPLDRERLTIGRAEDAAISVNHNSVSRLHCEIHSLGEGRYEIVDKGSSNGVRVNGADLRRGIIEAGDIIELGDVRFKFVGAGQIFLPGATDTHQFESIGERSANAVSRSGRGVGVIPWLLFGMILASAAVGIWAYLRQQKLQSRQSPAPTTQVDPSEAQALKEAAQACIKDNHCEEAHDKVMQKVASGSSLQNDPQFKEIELRWAEQIMERALNEIDPAKKRSLYELVDKQPTVDEPHRKMASDRLRELDAQNLAMAPRGVPAPKDSGSHPTGVQLTSAPEHTEKLDRPSRQASADSSGSHTAPKSTSTNAGPQPAAPAPSGTPASGASGAAAGSVAEQVRAIMLKDPDGARKLLQPRVNQGHATKEEIGLLKTICREQRDQVCLEQTKRLLEK; from the coding sequence ATGTGGAAGCTGATTATCGAGGACGAGGAGGGTAAGCGCACGGTCGTCCCGCTCACGCGGGACGATTACACGATCGGGCGCAAGGAGGGGAACAACATCCGCCTCACCGAACGCAACGTGTCGCGTGACCATGCCGCGCTCCATCGCAAGAAGAACGGCGCACCGCATTCACCGCGAACCCCGGGCATCGCCGCACCGGCATCCGTTGCGGTGAACCCGTCGTTCTTCCTCGAGGACCATCAGAGCTACAACGGGGTCTACGTCAACGGCTTGAGGGTCGCGCAGACGCAGGACCTCTTGCATGGCGATCTAATCCAGATCGGGGACTATCGCATCGTCCTGCACGATGACGCTGCCGTCGAACAACCCCCGGCAAACGCCACCATCCCGGACGACACGAAGGCGACGCTCCCCAATGTCACCACCCGCGGTTCGCTGCTGCTCGAGCGCCCGAACCGGCTGGTGATGCTCGCCGGACCCACCCCGGGGCTGGAGTATCCCCTGGATCGCGAGCGGCTCACCATCGGCCGGGCCGAAGACGCCGCCATCTCGGTGAACCACAACTCCGTGTCGCGGCTGCACTGCGAGATCCACTCGCTGGGCGAGGGCCGCTACGAGATCGTCGACAAGGGCTCCTCCAACGGCGTGCGCGTCAACGGAGCCGATTTGCGCCGCGGCATCATCGAGGCGGGCGACATCATCGAGCTCGGGGACGTGCGATTCAAGTTCGTGGGCGCGGGCCAAATTTTCCTGCCCGGCGCGACCGATACCCATCAATTCGAGTCCATCGGCGAGCGCTCGGCCAACGCGGTGTCGCGATCGGGCCGTGGGGTCGGTGTGATCCCGTGGCTCCTCTTCGGGATGATCCTGGCCTCGGCCGCGGTGGGCATTTGGGCATACCTGCGGCAGCAAAAGTTGCAGTCTCGCCAGAGCCCAGCGCCGACGACGCAGGTCGATCCATCGGAAGCGCAGGCCTTGAAGGAGGCCGCGCAGGCATGCATCAAGGACAATCACTGCGAGGAAGCGCACGACAAGGTGATGCAAAAGGTGGCGAGTGGCTCGTCGCTTCAGAACGACCCGCAGTTCAAAGAAATCGAGCTCCGCTGGGCCGAACAAATCATGGAGCGGGCGCTCAACGAGATCGACCCCGCGAAGAAGCGCAGCCTCTACGAGCTGGTCGACAAGCAGCCCACCGTCGATGAGCCGCACCGCAAGATGGCGTCGGATCGGCTGCGTGAGCTCGATGCTCAGAACCTGGCCATGGCACCTCGCGGGGTGCCCGCGCCGAAAGATAGCGGGAGCCATCCCACGGGCGTGCAGCTGACCAGCGCGCCCGAGCACACGGAGAAGCTCGATCGTCCGTCGCGTCAGGCGTCGGCGGATTCGTCTGGTTCGCACACGGCACCGAAGAGCACCAGCACCAACGCGGGCCCGCAACCGGCAGCTCCGGCGCCGTCGGGTACGCCCGCATCGGGGGCGAGCGGCGCCGCAGCAGGAAGCGTAGCCGAGCAAGTGCGCGCGATCATGCTCAAGGATCCCGATGGGGCGCGAAAGCTCCTTCAGCCTCGGGTGAACCAGGGGCATGCGACGAAGGAGGAGATCGGTCTACTCAAGACGATCTGCCGCGAGCAGCGGGACCAAGTCTGCCTGGAGCAGACGAAGAGGCTCCTGGAGAAGTAG
- a CDS encoding PDZ domain-containing protein, with protein MSTPDATILMPTERLLIGATGGWSRLVVVLTMLAGLAGASACGNTWTGSIGAILAKNNQNGRVFIREVPPNMGAAKAGLFVDDEVTAVDGRPVSTMTSEQLHQALVGNVGSRVRLQILRDGAAREVIVERGPLAGPQPQPE; from the coding sequence ATGTCGACCCCGGATGCAACGATCCTGATGCCTACCGAGCGATTGCTCATTGGTGCCACGGGCGGCTGGAGCCGGCTCGTTGTCGTTCTAACAATGCTCGCCGGTTTGGCGGGGGCGAGCGCGTGCGGGAACACATGGACCGGGTCCATCGGCGCCATCCTGGCAAAAAATAACCAAAATGGCCGAGTTTTCATCCGGGAAGTGCCTCCAAACATGGGTGCGGCCAAGGCGGGCTTGTTCGTCGATGACGAGGTGACGGCGGTCGATGGAAGGCCCGTGTCCACGATGACGAGTGAACAGCTGCACCAAGCGCTCGTGGGAAACGTGGGAAGCCGGGTGCGGCTGCAAATTTTGCGGGATGGGGCTGCACGGGAGGTCATCGTCGAGCGCGGGCCGCTGGCAGGGCCGCAGCCCCAGCCTGAATGA